CCTACAAGGAGATAGCGATGATTTTGAATGACAAAGAGGCATCGCTACGTGTGCGTCTTCAGCGATGTCTGGCGTCTCTTGGCAGAAACTATTCGCAGCTTTCATCGCAGGGAGTGACTGACCGGTGGTAGATTCCATGGAAAAATGCCCCGAAGGATGGGACCCCGCTGAGTTGTTCGCGTATATCGAGGGTGATCTGCCGCCCGACACCCGACGGGAACTGGAGCAACATCTCGTGGTTTGCAGCGCCTGTTCCCGCGAATTGGAATCCCTCCGGCACCTGGATGGGGTGCTGAGGGCTAATCCTTGGTGCTTTCATCCGGATGAGGAAGACCTCTTCCGTTTCGTCTCAGGCGCAGAAGATGTTGGTGGCCACGTCTCCGCGCATCTGCAAACCTGCGAAGAGTGCAAAGAGGCCGTTGCGGTCCTACGCGAAATGGTGGCCGTTGGCCCGCAATACTCACCACCAAGGCAAACTTTGCCTGGGCCTCTGTTGCAGCACCTTAAGGCGCGTCAGCAAGCCGCGGGTTCGCGAGCTGAACGAAGCAACTGGCTTGCCTCGGTCCTTGAATTGTTCCGCAAGCCTTTCAACGCTCCAATGCTCGCTTTGGGTACCGTGGCCGCGGTCTTGGTGTTGGTTGCTGTTTTGGTTCCTAGTTGGACGACTTTCAAGGGTGTTCCGCCATCGGGGGATGTTTCCCTGCGAGACAAAGCGCCGGCGCCGCAGGCAGTCGAAGAAAAACGGACCGCTGATGAGCAGCCGGACGCGCCAAGCTACAAGTTCAAGCCGGCTGAGCCGCGGGCCCCAGAAGAGAGCCCCCCACCTGCGGTAGAATCGGCACCAGCAGCGCCGGCAGCTCCTGTCCCCACCCCTGCGAGGAGACCGCCGGAGGTCAAGAAGGGCGAACTCCGGAAGCTAAAGAGTTTTACGGTGGCCCCGCCTGCCTCTAAACCAAACGCGGCGCCCCATGCTGAAAGGGCCACGCGGGGCTATCTTGATGCCGAGCTTGAGCAGAAAGT
The genomic region above belongs to Desulfomonile tiedjei and contains:
- a CDS encoding zf-HC2 domain-containing protein, yielding MEKCPEGWDPAELFAYIEGDLPPDTRRELEQHLVVCSACSRELESLRHLDGVLRANPWCFHPDEEDLFRFVSGAEDVGGHVSAHLQTCEECKEAVAVLREMVAVGPQYSPPRQTLPGPLLQHLKARQQAAGSRAERSNWLASVLELFRKPFNAPMLALGTVAAVLVLVAVLVPSWTTFKGVPPSGDVSLRDKAPAPQAVEEKRTADEQPDAPSYKFKPAEPRAPEESPPPAVESAPAAPAAPVPTPARRPPEVKKGELRKLKSFTVAPPASKPNAAPHAERATRGYLDAELEQKVLPPAKPLSKTRVDGLVPGLAQEKETRGEHRPTVVVRIVAPAGPEAAGLRFVPSLELAAKYDFSTQIGTEEEPAEKQADTLRSAVLAPAEEAHRVTIKITQAGSLYSLEGTISDPRGLRPGKELSKPDVAPGDLQAEITAMVSSLLSGH